CATCGAGACCATGCGCCTCATCGCCGCCATCTATGGCGGTTGAGCGGCCTCGGTCTCTTCCGGCCGGTTAGGGTAAGATGCAACCCAGCGGCGATCACCCCGTGGATCTCAAAGCTCCGCTTAAGAAGCTTCCGTATCCCATCTTCCTGCGGCTGTTTCTGCTCTGGCACTGGCTGCGGGACGTGCGCGCGTGCCGGCGGGCGCGACGCAAGCTGGGTGTGCGCCGGCTGCGGGAAGTGGACTTGTCCAGCTTTAAGAAGAGCGAGGTCGTGTTCCTGCTGGGCAGCGGGGCCTCGATCAACCAGATCTCGCGCGAGCGTTGGGCAGCCATCGCGCGCTACGACACTATCGGCTTCAACTTCTGGCCCCTGCACCCGTTCGTTCCCCGCATGTACTTCTTCGAGGCTTTGGGAGAAGCAAGCCGGGGGGTGTTCGAGCTCTATCGGAAGGTCTCGGCCGAGAGGGCGCAGGACTACACCCCGATCCTGAAGGTCGCGACCGAACTCAGCAACCTGGCGCCCAGCTATGCGCCGGCCTATCCGGAAGCGTGGCGCGAGTCGCTGTTCACCGTGGACACCTTTCCGGCCGCCGCGCGGAACGAGCAGGAGTTCGCCTATGCTGTCGCCTACCTGCGGCGCAAGGGCCTGTTCCGGCCTGCCACCCGCATCCGCTATCTCTTCAAGCAGCTCTCCACGCTGAGTTCGCTGATCGCCCTGGCGGCGCGGCTGCGGTACAAGACGGTGGTGCTGTGCGGCATCGATCTCAGCAATGCGCAGTACTTCTACCAGGACACGGAACTCTACCCCGAAGCCTCGCACCTGCAGATGTGGTCGCCCGCGGCTTCCCATCCCAGCCTGTGGCAGACGCCGTGGCGCATTCCCATGGACAAGGTGGTGCTGGAACTGAAGCGGCAGGTGCTGGATCCCGCCGGCATCGGCATCTTCGTAGAGAACCGCTCGTCGGCGCTGTGGCCGGCGATCCCCGAGGCCCCGGGCGAGCTCTTCCTGCAGAGCGGGCAGCCGGTCGCCAGCGAGGGAAAACCTCAAGCGGCTCCCCAGGGGAAGTAGTAGACTGCGCAAACGCCATGATCGTTCTCCGACAGGTCGTGCTGCGGAAGTTCGAGCCCGGGGACGTGGACCGCCTCTACCGCATCCGCAACGACTGGGAGGTCACGCAGAGCCTCACCGGGTTTCCCACCGGCTTTTCCCGCCGCGAGATGAAGGAGTGGATCCACACGATCAGCCACGCCAAGGACCGTGTGATCTGGGCCATCGCCGCGAGGAAGTCGAACCTCTGCCTGGGGCACGCGGGTCTCTACCAGATCGACCAGCGCGTGGGGAAAGCCGAGTTCGGCATCCTGGTCGGGGACAGGAAGTGGCAGGGGAGGGGCATCGGCCGCGCTGTGACCGAGGCAGTCGTCGCTTACGGATTCCGGCAGCTCCACCTGCACAAGGTCTGGCTGCTGGTCCTCGAAAGCAATCGCCGCGCCTCTCACCTCTACGAATCCCTGGGTTTCGCGACCGATGGTATCCTGCGCGACGACCAGTTCCGCAACGGCGCTTACGTCAACACCCGGGTGATGTCGCTGCTCGCCTCCGAATGGAGAGCGAGACACCCGCAGAACCGAGGGTGAACCCGCGCGCGTCGGCTGCGCCTCCGAGGACGACGACACTGTGATCAAACTCGTCTCAGGGGAAGGGGTCGAGATGCTCGCGGCGGCGCAGCCCGCGGAGTACGCGCGCTGGGAAAGCCTTGCCGGCGGCGCTCCCACCCCCGACTGCTACTATCGCCCGGGCTACGCCGCGGCCTACGAAAAGGCCGAGCCCTCGCGCGCGATCGCGCTGCTGCTGCCCTCCCCCGGCGGTCGCGTCCTGGTGTCCTTGATGGTCCGCGAGTGGACTCCCGGATCGGGCGGCGCTTCCGTGGTGGACGGCTATTCGCCCTACGGCTACGGCGGCTGGTTGCCCCTGGAGGGAGCGGAGCCGCCCCTGGAGGACACGCTCGCTGCCCTCGATCGCTTGCGACGGTGGTGCGCAGCCCAGGGGCTCACCTGCTGCGTGCTCCGGCTCCATCCTCTCCTGAATCAGGTCGAGACGTTCGCCCGCTTGCCGAAGCGCCCGGAGCTGGTGCTTGCGCCCAGCATCGAGACCTGCGCGATCGACCTCGGCCATTGGGACGAGGGCGCCGACCGCCCCGCCGACCTGGCCAAACGCCGGCGTTCCTACCTTAGTTCTGCCGGCCGCAACCTGGAACTCCGGACTTGGACTGGTGAAGAGTGCGTGCAAGCAGGCTGCTCCTACTTGCGAGAGTTCTGCCGCCTCTACACGGCGGACATGGAGCGCTTGAACGCTGCCGCTTTCTTGCGCTTTCCCGAGGAGTACTTCCTTGCCTTGGCCCGCGGCCTAGGAGAGGAATTTATGCTCGCCATGGCCTTCCACGATGGCAAGGCCGTGGGCGGAGTCATTTTTTTCCTGGGGCGTGATTTTGCTCACTATCACCTGAGCACGAGCGATGAGGAAGGCCGCAGGCTGGGAAGCACCGCCCTCTTGATCGTCCATGGGGCGCAGCTGGCGCGCGCTCGCGGGGCGCGCTGGCTGCATCTGGGAGGCGGCAACCGGCCCGGCGACACCCTGTTTCATTTCAAGCGCAGCTTCGGCGGGCGGACCTGGCAGTATTCCACGTTCACGCTCATCGCCGACCTGCCCCGCTACCAGGCCCTTTGCGGTGAGCCCGGGATCCGGTGGCCCTATGTCCGGGTAGCTGGTCGGTAACGCTTCCGGATCCACTTCTTTTGGCGGCATCACCCGCTTACGGTAGACTGGACGGCAATTGTTTCGCACTGCGCCCGGCACTCGCCGGGCCGCGGCAGAAGAGTCCGTTCCACAGGGGGCACAGCGGTTGATCAAGGTCGCGGGCATCGGGGCCGGAGGACACGCCAAGGTCCTGCTCGACGTCCTGCGGTGCGCTTCGGGATTCGAGGTCGTGGGTCTGGTGGACGCCGATCCCAAGCAGCACGGCAAATCCCTGGAAGGCGTGAGCGTGCTGGGCGGCTATGAAGCCCTCGACCGCTTGCTGCGCGAAGGCGTCAGCCACGCCTTCCTCGGCGTGGGTGCCGTGGGCGACAATCAGCCGCGCGCCCAGCTCTTTGAGCGCTTCCGCGGGCTCGGCTTCCACTTCGTCAAGGCCATCCATCCCGCGGCCGTGGTGGCCGCTTCGGCCGAGGTGGGTGAGGGAGCAGCCATCATGGCGGGAGCCGTGGTCAACCCGGGCGCGCGCCTGGGCGTCAACGTCATCGTCAACACCGGCGCGGTGGTGGACCACGACTGCGTGCTCGAGGATCACGTGCACATCGCTCCCGGCGCCGTGCTCTCCGGCGGCGTGCGGGTCGGGAAGTACGGACACGTGGGTACCGGCGCTGCGGTGCGTCAGGGCGTGAGCCTCGCCGAGGGCGCGCTGGTGGGGGTCGGGGCGGTGGTGGTGGCCGATGTCCCCGCCCGCGCCACGGTGGCGGGCAACCCCGCGCGCGTGAGGCCGAGTCGCTGACCATGCGGGACCTTCGACCATTCCTGGTTGCGCCGCAGGACTCGCTGCTGGCAGTGATGCAGCGCATCAACCAGAACGCGCACGGCATCGCTCTGGTGGCCGACGCCGAGGGCCGCCTGCTCGACACCGTCACCGACGGCGACCTGCGCCGCGCCGTGCTCGCCGGCACCGATCTCCAGCTTCCCGTCTCCACCCTGCAGGCGCGGCGCAGCGCGCCGCCGCTGACCGCGCCCCTGGGCGCCGCGCATGCCGAACTCATCCGCATCCTGGAGAAGGCTGGGCTGCGCCATCTTCCCCTGCTCGATGCGCAGGGCCGGGTGCAGGACCTGGCCTTGCTGGAAGAACTCCTGGAGCAGGAGCGCGCGCCGCAACTCGCCGCCGTGGTCATGGCCGGGGGCTACGGCCAGCGCTTGCGCCCGCTCACCGAAGACCTTCCCAAGCCCATGCTGCCGGTGGGCGACAAGCCGCTGCTGGAGCGTACGGTTGAGCAGTTGCGCGAGGCCGGCATCCACTCCATCTACCTGGCCACACACTACAAGTCGCAGGTGGTGGCGCAGCACTTCGGCAACGGCGACCACTTCGGCGTCGAGATCAATTATCTCGACGAGGAGCAGCCGCGGGGGACGGCGGGGGCGCTGGCGCAGATGCCTCCCGGCGACCAGCCCCTGCTGGTGATCAACGGCGACATCCTCACCCGATTGAACTACCGCGCTTTGCTCGACTTCCACCGCGAGAACCGCGCCGACATGACCGTGGGTGTGCGCCACTACGAACTGCGCGTCCCCTATGGCGTGGTGGAGACCGAGGGCGTGCAGGTCTCGCGGCTGGCGGAGAAGCCCACGCAGCGGCTGTTCGTGAACGCGGGCGTGTACCTGCTGCAGCCGGAGCTCTGCCGCCTGGTCCCGGCCGACCGCCACTTCGACATGACCGACCTGATCGCCGCGCTCATGGCCGCGGGAAAGCGCGTGGTGGCTTTTCCCATCAGCGAGTACTGGCTCGACATCGGGCAGCCCGAAGACTACGCCCAGGCCCAGGACGATGTGAGGAACGGCCGTGCCTGATCTTCCATCTCCCACTTCCAGGATGAGAGCGTGAGCCCGGAAAATTCGAAGAAAACGGTGCTGGTGCTGGGCGGCGCGGGCTACGTGGGCTCGGTGGTCTGCCACCTGCTCTTGCAGCGCGGCTACCGGGTGCGCGTGCTGGATTCGCTCTTGCACGGCGGGCGCTCGCTGCTCGGCCTCTACCAGGGCGCGGACTTTCATTTCATCCGCGGGGACGTGCGCGACGCGGCCGTGGTGGAGCGCGCACTCACCGGCGCCGACGCTGTCATCCACCTGGCCGCCATCGTGGGCGATCCCGCCTGCGCCCGACAGCCCGACCTCGCCCGCAGCGTCAACCTCGAAGCCTCGCTCCAACTGCTGCGCCTGGCCCAGCAGCAAGGTACCGGGCAATTGCTCTTCGCCTCCACCTGCAGCAACTACGGGCGCATGGCCGACCCCACGCAGTACGTCACCGAAGAATCGCCGCTGGCCCCGGTCTCGCTCTACGCCGAGACCAAGGTGGCGGTGGAGAAGGCGTTGCTGGCCTCGACCGCAGCCCAGCCCGCGATCACCGTGCTGCGCTTCGCCACCGTCTTCGGGCTCTCGCCGCGCATGCGCTTCGATCTGACCGTGAACGAGTTCACCATGGAATTGCTCACCAAGAAGAAGCTGGTGGTCTTCGGGGAGCAGTTCTGGCGGCCCTACATCCACGTGCGCGACGCCGCCCGCGCCCTGGTGATGGCGCTGGAGGCCCCGCCGGAGAAGGTGCGCGGCCAGGTCTTCAACGTGGGCGACACCCGCGAGAACTACCAGAAGAAGGGGATCGTGGAGCTGGTACGGGCGCAGGTGCCGCATCCGGTCGAGATCCAGGTGGTCGAGAAGCATGAAGACCCGCGCGACTACCGGGTGTCGTTCGAGAAGGTGCAGAAGGTCCTAGCCTTCCAGATCACGGCGCGGGTGCCCGACGGCATCCGCGAGATCGCCGAGGCCATCCAGCAGGGCGTCTTCAGCGACTTCTCCGACCCCGCCTACCGCAACTGAGCGCCGGAGCGAAGCGCGAGCAGAACCAAACTGACCACGAATCCGGGGCGCGGAACTGGGATAACCTAGAGCGCTGCCGCAGGATGAGAAAAGGAACCCCGAACGCAGCATTCTGGGAGGCGGTATCGGAAAGATCCTGATCACCGGCGGCGCCGGGTTCGTGGGGACCCACCTGGCTGAGCGTTTGTCTGGCAAGGACGAGGTCGTCCTGTTCGACAACTTCCGCCGGGACTCGCTCTCCCTGGCGCCGGAAGTGAAAGCGAACCCGCGCGTGCACCTGATGACCGGAGACACGCTCAACACGGACTCGCTGGCGCCCGCTCTGGAAGGCGCGCACGTGGTGGTGCACCTCGCCGCCATCGCCGGCGTCAGCAGCTACTATCGCGAACCCCTGCAGACGCTGGAGGTCAACATCCTGGGAACGCGCAATGTGCTCCAGGAGGCGGCGCGCCGGCACGTGCGGCAATTCGTCTTCTTTTCCACCAGCGAGGTCTTTGGCGCCGATGCCCGCCAGGTGAGCGAAGCCGACCCCTGTGGCATCGGACCCTCCACCGACCGCCGCTGGGTGTACGCCACCAGCAAGCTGGCGGGGGAGCACTTCACGTTGCGCTTCGGGGAGGAGCACGGGTTCACGGCCACGGTGGTGCGTCCCTTCAACATCTACGGGCCGCGGCAGGTGGGCGAAGGCGCCATCAGCAACTTCTGCCGCGCTGCCGTCGCGGGACAGCCGTTGACCGTCTACGGAGACGGCTCCGCGACGCGCGCCTGGTGCTACGTCTCAGACCTGGTGGACGCGGTGGAGAGCCTGCTGGCCTCGCCGGAAGCGGCGGCGGGCCAAGTGCTCAACGTGGGCAATCCGGAGGCGGTGGAGAGCACCCTGGGTCTCGCCCAGCGCATCGCTCGGCTGGCCCCGGGAACGGAGGTCCGCTTCCAAGCCGTGCAGCGCGCCGAGGTGCGCGACCGCGCCCCGGTCATCACGCTGGCCCAGCGGCTGCTCGGCTATCAGCCCAAGGTGGACCTGGAGCGCGGGCTGCAGCTCACGCTGGATTGGTTCACCCGTCATCCGGAGCTTCGGCCATGAAGGTCGCGCTGATCGGGGCTGGCAAGATGGGACTGCCGCTGGCCTGCCAATTCGCCAGCCGAGGCGCGGAAGTAATGGCCTGCGACCTGCGCCAGGACTTGGTGGATGCCATCAACCGCGGTCGCTGCCCCATCGAGGAGCCTGGAGTGGAGGAGATGCTCTCGGCGGCAGTGAAGGCCGGGCGGCTGCGCGCTACCACCGACGTGCCCGCCGCCATCGCCGCCGCCGAAGTGGTGGTGGTCATCGTCCCCGCGGTGCTTACGCCACAGCGGGAGGCGGACCTTTCGGCGGTGCTGGCGGTGAGCGAACAGATCGCGGGCAGCCTGCGGCGCGGCGCGATGGTCTGCTACGAGACCACCGTGCCGGTCGGCACCACCCGACACCGCATCCGTCCTCTGCTGGAGCAGACAGGCCTGCAGGCGGGCCGCGACTTCGACCTGGTCTATTCCCCGGAGCGCATCAAGAGCGGGACCGTCCTAAAGCGCATCGGCCAAACCCCCAAAGTGGTGGGAGGACTGACGGCGGCCGCGGGGGAGCGGGCCGCGGCCTTCTATGGCACCTATGTGGGTGCCCCGGTCTTCAACATGGGCAGCCTGGAA
The sequence above is drawn from the Terriglobales bacterium genome and encodes:
- a CDS encoding GNAT family protein: MIVLRQVVLRKFEPGDVDRLYRIRNDWEVTQSLTGFPTGFSRREMKEWIHTISHAKDRVIWAIAARKSNLCLGHAGLYQIDQRVGKAEFGILVGDRKWQGRGIGRAVTEAVVAYGFRQLHLHKVWLLVLESNRRASHLYESLGFATDGILRDDQFRNGAYVNTRVMSLLASEWRARHPQNRG
- a CDS encoding GNAT family N-acetyltransferase, producing the protein MIKLVSGEGVEMLAAAQPAEYARWESLAGGAPTPDCYYRPGYAAAYEKAEPSRAIALLLPSPGGRVLVSLMVREWTPGSGGASVVDGYSPYGYGGWLPLEGAEPPLEDTLAALDRLRRWCAAQGLTCCVLRLHPLLNQVETFARLPKRPELVLAPSIETCAIDLGHWDEGADRPADLAKRRRSYLSSAGRNLELRTWTGEECVQAGCSYLREFCRLYTADMERLNAAAFLRFPEEYFLALARGLGEEFMLAMAFHDGKAVGGVIFFLGRDFAHYHLSTSDEEGRRLGSTALLIVHGAQLARARGARWLHLGGGNRPGDTLFHFKRSFGGRTWQYSTFTLIADLPRYQALCGEPGIRWPYVRVAGR
- a CDS encoding NeuD/PglB/VioB family sugar acetyltransferase, which produces MIKVAGIGAGGHAKVLLDVLRCASGFEVVGLVDADPKQHGKSLEGVSVLGGYEALDRLLREGVSHAFLGVGAVGDNQPRAQLFERFRGLGFHFVKAIHPAAVVAASAEVGEGAAIMAGAVVNPGARLGVNVIVNTGAVVDHDCVLEDHVHIAPGAVLSGGVRVGKYGHVGTGAAVRQGVSLAEGALVGVGAVVVADVPARATVAGNPARVRPSR
- a CDS encoding nucleotidyltransferase family protein; amino-acid sequence: MRDLRPFLVAPQDSLLAVMQRINQNAHGIALVADAEGRLLDTVTDGDLRRAVLAGTDLQLPVSTLQARRSAPPLTAPLGAAHAELIRILEKAGLRHLPLLDAQGRVQDLALLEELLEQERAPQLAAVVMAGGYGQRLRPLTEDLPKPMLPVGDKPLLERTVEQLREAGIHSIYLATHYKSQVVAQHFGNGDHFGVEINYLDEEQPRGTAGALAQMPPGDQPLLVINGDILTRLNYRALLDFHRENRADMTVGVRHYELRVPYGVVETEGVQVSRLAEKPTQRLFVNAGVYLLQPELCRLVPADRHFDMTDLIAALMAAGKRVVAFPISEYWLDIGQPEDYAQAQDDVRNGRA
- a CDS encoding NAD(P)-dependent oxidoreductase, which gives rise to MSPENSKKTVLVLGGAGYVGSVVCHLLLQRGYRVRVLDSLLHGGRSLLGLYQGADFHFIRGDVRDAAVVERALTGADAVIHLAAIVGDPACARQPDLARSVNLEASLQLLRLAQQQGTGQLLFASTCSNYGRMADPTQYVTEESPLAPVSLYAETKVAVEKALLASTAAQPAITVLRFATVFGLSPRMRFDLTVNEFTMELLTKKKLVVFGEQFWRPYIHVRDAARALVMALEAPPEKVRGQVFNVGDTRENYQKKGIVELVRAQVPHPVEIQVVEKHEDPRDYRVSFEKVQKVLAFQITARVPDGIREIAEAIQQGVFSDFSDPAYRN
- a CDS encoding NAD-dependent epimerase/dehydratase family protein, with translation MTGGAGFVGTHLAERLSGKDEVVLFDNFRRDSLSLAPEVKANPRVHLMTGDTLNTDSLAPALEGAHVVVHLAAIAGVSSYYREPLQTLEVNILGTRNVLQEAARRHVRQFVFFSTSEVFGADARQVSEADPCGIGPSTDRRWVYATSKLAGEHFTLRFGEEHGFTATVVRPFNIYGPRQVGEGAISNFCRAAVAGQPLTVYGDGSATRAWCYVSDLVDAVESLLASPEAAAGQVLNVGNPEAVESTLGLAQRIARLAPGTEVRFQAVQRAEVRDRAPVITLAQRLLGYQPKVDLERGLQLTLDWFTRHPELRP